In Pseudomonadota bacterium, the following are encoded in one genomic region:
- a CDS encoding dihydroorotase, with the protein MKILIKNGRVIDPRHGTDEKLDIYINGNIIERIDKHIREKGSNIRVIDASRHIVSPGLIDVHTHLREPGYEYKETIKTGTMAAAKGGFTTIVCMANTDPVNDNKSVTEFIVKQSKLEGVCRVFPCGAITKGLKGEELSEMGEMYEAGIVAISDDGKSVKNAELLRKALEYARLFAIPAISHCEDEDLSKGYVHEGHASLLSGLEANPSIAEEIIVRRDIAIAEYVGSPIHLTHISTRGSVEAINKAKKQYRKITCDTCPHYFTLTDEATLTFDTNTKVNPPLRSKEDVAAIKEGLRNNTIDIIATDHAPHDFTSKDVEFNIATYGISGLETAFALSLSLVREGVLTLNELLKRFTVNPAKFLNLPYGELAPGKAADLIIFNPDREWVVDKDKFLSKGKNTPFHGWKLKGKNLLTIVDGNIVYRDNTF; encoded by the coding sequence GTGAAAATCCTTATCAAAAACGGCAGGGTCATCGATCCAAGGCATGGTACAGATGAGAAGCTCGATATTTACATTAATGGAAATATCATTGAAAGGATTGATAAGCATATTCGTGAAAAGGGAAGTAATATACGGGTAATCGATGCCTCACGCCATATCGTTTCACCGGGGCTTATCGATGTCCATACACATTTAAGAGAGCCGGGCTATGAATATAAAGAGACGATAAAAACAGGAACCATGGCGGCGGCAAAGGGAGGTTTTACAACCATTGTCTGTATGGCGAACACCGATCCTGTGAATGACAACAAAAGCGTGACGGAATTCATAGTAAAACAATCAAAATTAGAGGGTGTGTGCCGGGTCTTCCCGTGCGGGGCAATAACAAAGGGACTGAAAGGCGAGGAACTCTCAGAGATGGGTGAAATGTACGAGGCAGGCATTGTTGCGATATCTGACGATGGGAAGTCTGTAAAGAATGCTGAACTTCTGAGAAAGGCCTTGGAATATGCAAGGCTTTTTGCCATACCTGCTATATCACATTGCGAAGACGAAGACCTCTCAAAGGGTTATGTCCATGAGGGACATGCATCACTCCTCTCAGGTCTTGAAGCAAACCCCTCTATTGCTGAGGAGATAATTGTAAGAAGGGATATAGCGATAGCTGAATACGTTGGCTCCCCCATCCATCTTACCCATATTTCGACAAGGGGAAGCGTAGAAGCCATTAACAAAGCCAAAAAGCAATACAGAAAGATTACGTGTGATACATGCCCCCATTATTTTACATTAACCGACGAAGCCACCCTCACATTCGATACAAATACAAAGGTCAATCCACCACTTCGGTCTAAAGAGGATGTTGCCGCTATAAAGGAAGGGTTAAGAAATAATACTATAGATATTATCGCCACAGACCATGCCCCTCATGATTTCACCTCAAAGGATGTGGAATTTAACATTGCTACATATGGCATTTCCGGACTGGAGACTGCCTTTGCCCTGTCCCTCTCCCTTGTCAGGGAAGGGGTACTCACCTTAAATGAGCTTTTAAAAAGGTTTACCGTGAATCCGGCAAAATTTCTCAATCTTCCTTACGGTGAACTCGCACCCGGTAAGGCAGCAGACCTCATCATCTTCAATCCTGATAGGGAATGGGTTGTGGATAAAGATAAGTTCCTCTCCAAAGGTAAGAACACGCCCTTTCACGGGTGGAAATTGAAAGGCAAAAACCTTCTCACCATCGTTGATGGTAATATCGTCTACCGGGATAATACCTTTTAA
- a CDS encoding aspartate carbamoyltransferase catalytic subunit — protein MNWDKKDLLGIKELSKEEILLILNTTDSFKDISKREIKKVPTLRGKTVITLFYEPSTRTRTSFEIAAKRLSADTINISASTSSYVKGETLKDTAKNLESMKPDAIIIRHSMPGAPHMLSKIVDSSIINGGDGAHEHPTQALLDLYTMREKKGKIDGLKIAIIGDIAHSRVARSNIFALRHFKTEIICSGPPTMIPPYLDSLGVRVEYDMNRAVTNADVIMMLRIQKERGGISYIPSIKEYSTIYGLKKEHVKKAKKDVIIMHPGPMNRGVEITDEVADGPYSVILDQVENGVAVRMAILYLLIGREA, from the coding sequence ATGAACTGGGATAAAAAAGACCTTCTCGGTATCAAAGAGCTTTCCAAAGAAGAAATCCTTCTTATCCTCAACACCACCGATTCTTTTAAAGACATATCAAAAAGAGAGATTAAAAAGGTTCCAACCCTTCGGGGGAAAACTGTTATTACCCTCTTCTACGAACCAAGCACAAGGACAAGGACATCCTTCGAAATAGCCGCAAAGAGGCTGAGTGCTGATACCATAAATATCTCCGCAAGCACAAGCAGTTATGTGAAGGGGGAAACGCTGAAAGATACTGCAAAAAACCTTGAATCAATGAAACCAGATGCAATCATCATCAGGCATAGTATGCCCGGTGCACCCCATATGTTATCAAAAATTGTAGATTCCTCTATTATCAACGGAGGGGATGGCGCACATGAACATCCGACACAGGCACTCCTTGACCTCTATACCATGAGGGAAAAGAAGGGCAAAATAGATGGTCTTAAGATAGCAATAATCGGGGATATTGCCCATAGCAGGGTAGCAAGGTCAAACATATTTGCTTTGAGACACTTCAAGACAGAGATTATCTGCTCAGGACCACCAACGATGATACCACCCTATCTTGATAGCCTTGGTGTCAGGGTGGAATATGATATGAACAGGGCAGTAACAAATGCAGATGTGATTATGATGTTAAGGATACAGAAGGAGAGGGGCGGCATCTCCTATATCCCCTCTATTAAAGAATATTCAACAATCTACGGCCTGAAGAAGGAACATGTGAAAAAGGCCAAAAAGGATGTAATCATCATGCATCCCGGCCCCATGAACAGGGGGGTAGAAATTACAGACGAAGTGGCAGATGGCCCATACTCCGTAATCCTTGACCAGGTCGAGAATGGTGTTGCCGTGAGGATGGCAATTCTCTATCTCCTTATCGGGAGGGAAGCGTGA
- the pyrR gene encoding bifunctional pyr operon transcriptional regulator/uracil phosphoribosyltransferase PyrR: MKGKTGKQKNKTLLDKKAVERTINRISHEILEKNQGCRNLSLIGIRTRGIYLAKRIQNKIQDIENIELPLGILDITMYRDDIFKLKLPEIKKTEIPFDVNNMTIILVDDVMQTGRTTRAAIDAIMDLGRPRKIQLAVLVDRGDRELPIHPDYAGIFYTANPEEEVLVKLSEIDGKDEVIIAGI; this comes from the coding sequence ATGAAGGGTAAAACAGGGAAGCAAAAAAACAAGACATTACTCGATAAAAAGGCAGTAGAAAGAACCATTAATAGAATCAGCCATGAAATCCTCGAAAAAAATCAGGGATGTCGAAACCTGAGTCTTATCGGCATAAGGACAAGGGGTATCTACCTGGCAAAAAGGATTCAGAATAAAATACAGGATATCGAAAATATAGAATTACCGCTCGGTATACTCGACATAACGATGTACAGGGATGACATCTTTAAGCTAAAATTACCTGAAATAAAAAAGACAGAGATACCCTTTGATGTAAACAATATGACCATAATACTTGTAGATGATGTAATGCAGACCGGGAGAACTACAAGGGCAGCAATTGATGCTATTATGGACCTTGGCAGGCCAAGAAAGATACAGCTTGCAGTACTTGTGGACAGGGGGGACAGGGAACTTCCAATACATCCTGACTATGCCGGTATCTTTTACACCGCAAATCCTGAAGAAGAGGTGCTTGTAAAGCTTAGTGAAATTGACGGTAAGGATGAGGTTATAATTGCAGGGATCTGA
- a CDS encoding 4Fe-4S binding protein, whose amino-acid sequence MLVNINGGFKGQWFSLIFFYKPIIVVWKVRPYISKELCVNCKECIPICPYEVFSTYDENVIVLTPQDCIECTSCVEECPQNAIYMDD is encoded by the coding sequence ATGCTTGTAAATATAAATGGAGGTTTCAAGGGTCAATGGTTTTCATTGATTTTTTTTTATAAACCCATTATAGTAGTATGGAAAGTGAGACCCTATATCTCAAAAGAGCTCTGTGTAAACTGTAAAGAATGTATCCCTATATGTCCCTATGAGGTCTTTTCAACATACGACGAAAACGTCATTGTATTAACCCCTCAGGATTGTATTGAGTGCACATCCTGTGTAGAAGAGTGTCCTCAAAATGCTATCTATATGGACGATTAA
- a CDS encoding crossover junction endodeoxyribonuclease RuvC, which yields MIILGIDPGLASTGFGAITCDNVTPSLFKCGYIKTSPREHISSRLFQIHSDISHLIKTLKPDLVAIENIFSLVRYPKAGILLGGVLGIIYLSVSQNNVSMVEITPREIKNALIGYGSANKRQIKEMIQKLLKINNVSSFHAADALAVALTAFYRKKMWRSG from the coding sequence ATGATTATACTCGGTATAGACCCAGGTTTAGCCAGCACAGGCTTTGGTGCAATTACATGCGATAATGTAACCCCTTCCCTCTTTAAATGTGGTTATATTAAAACGTCTCCACGGGAGCATATTTCCAGCAGATTGTTCCAGATTCATTCAGACATAAGCCATTTGATAAAAACACTAAAGCCAGACCTCGTTGCGATAGAAAATATATTTTCTTTGGTCAGATATCCAAAAGCTGGTATATTGTTAGGAGGGGTTCTCGGAATCATATATTTATCTGTTTCTCAGAACAATGTATCAATGGTTGAAATTACACCAAGAGAAATAAAGAATGCCCTAATCGGGTATGGGAGTGCAAATAAGAGGCAGATTAAGGAGATGATACAAAAATTACTTAAGATTAATAATGTTTCATCCTTTCATGCCGCCGATGCACTGGCAGTGGCCCTCACTGCCTTTTACAGAAAAAAAATGTGGAGAAGTGGATGA
- a CDS encoding helix-hairpin-helix domain-containing protein, with the protein MEKWMISYLEGRLKSIHDDRVTLLINGIGYDILIPAYVMHEIKGTTKPDNTLGLYISYNQTERQPKPTLVGFKTELDKEFFELFISVEDIGPAVAIKALIKPVRAIARFIEEKDIKALKQLRGIGERKAEKIVATLRGKVAKFALMPEVELPVEVVEDFKKEVEDVLVTQLGHKIFEARKMIEEAMKGNPQISSSEELFEEVYRGQKK; encoded by the coding sequence GTGGAGAAGTGGATGATATCCTATCTGGAAGGAAGATTAAAAAGCATCCATGATGATCGGGTTACGCTGCTGATAAACGGGATTGGTTATGATATTTTGATCCCGGCTTATGTCATGCATGAAATCAAAGGGACCACAAAGCCCGATAACACACTGGGTTTATACATCTCATATAACCAGACCGAAAGACAGCCAAAACCAACCCTTGTGGGATTTAAAACTGAACTGGACAAGGAATTTTTTGAGCTTTTCATCTCTGTTGAGGATATTGGTCCTGCTGTTGCTATTAAGGCCCTGATAAAGCCGGTCCGGGCAATAGCCCGTTTTATCGAGGAAAAGGATATAAAGGCATTAAAGCAGTTAAGGGGCATTGGTGAACGAAAGGCTGAAAAGATCGTTGCAACCCTCAGGGGGAAGGTTGCGAAATTTGCATTAATGCCTGAGGTTGAACTGCCTGTTGAGGTTGTGGAAGATTTTAAGAAAGAGGTCGAGGATGTCCTCGTCACCCAGTTGGGGCATAAAATATTTGAGGCGCGGAAGATGATTGAAGAGGCTATGAAAGGGAACCCACAGATCAGTTCCTCTGAGGAATTGTTTGAGGAAGTATATAGAGGTCAGAAAAAGTGA
- the ruvB gene encoding Holliday junction branch migration DNA helicase RuvB, with translation MPEILKEKSVLDEENILNLRPRLLSEYVGQDKVVETLKIAIEAALQRKEPLEHILFNSPPGLGKTTLAHIIANEMGTRIITSSGPALEKGGDLMGILTNMERGDVFFIDEIHRIPKVVEEFLYPAMEDFAVDFIFDKGVHARTHRYRLECFTLIGATTRAGLLSSPLRERFGITRDLDFYAEKDLVSIIKRSAAILGLTIDEEGAYETARRARGTPRVANRLLKRVRDYAQVRADGRITRDVAIDALVLEGIDECGLGEIDRKLLQTIILNYKGGPVGIEALAATLQLETDVLIEVVEPYLLKTGFIIRTSQGRKAPERAFAHFSIPYRNKSDTPGLFEEIKKK, from the coding sequence CTGCCTGAAATTCTCAAGGAAAAAAGTGTACTGGACGAAGAAAACATTTTGAACTTAAGGCCGAGGCTGCTTTCAGAGTATGTCGGGCAGGACAAGGTTGTTGAAACACTTAAGATCGCCATAGAGGCAGCCCTGCAGAGAAAAGAACCATTAGAACATATTTTGTTCAATAGCCCGCCAGGCTTAGGGAAAACGACGTTAGCCCATATTATTGCAAATGAAATGGGCACGAGGATCATCACCTCTTCAGGTCCGGCCCTTGAAAAGGGCGGCGATTTGATGGGTATCCTTACAAATATGGAGAGGGGTGATGTGTTTTTTATTGACGAGATCCACAGGATACCGAAGGTCGTCGAGGAATTCCTCTATCCGGCAATGGAGGACTTTGCTGTGGATTTCATATTCGATAAGGGCGTCCATGCAAGGACCCACAGGTACAGGCTCGAATGTTTCACGTTAATAGGGGCTACAACAAGGGCTGGTCTTTTGTCTTCCCCCTTAAGGGAACGGTTCGGAATCACGAGAGATTTAGATTTTTATGCCGAAAAAGACCTGGTTAGTATCATAAAGCGCTCTGCTGCCATACTGGGGCTTACTATAGATGAGGAAGGCGCATACGAGACAGCACGGAGGGCAAGGGGTACACCGAGGGTAGCGAACAGGCTTTTAAAGCGTGTTCGTGACTATGCACAGGTGAGGGCAGATGGGCGCATAACACGGGATGTGGCAATAGATGCACTGGTATTAGAAGGTATTGATGAATGTGGGCTGGGAGAGATAGACAGGAAATTACTCCAGACGATAATCTTGAATTATAAGGGGGGACCTGTTGGTATAGAGGCACTCGCCGCAACGCTTCAGCTTGAAACAGACGTGTTAATAGAAGTGGTTGAGCCTTATTTGTTAAAAACCGGTTTTATCATTAGAACCTCACAGGGGAGAAAGGCACCTGAAAGGGCATTTGCCCATTTCAGCATACCCTATAGAAATAAATCAGATACCCCCGGTCTGTTTGAAGAGATTAAGAAGAAATAA
- a CDS encoding 4Fe-4S binding protein, translating into MSEDIYETLSKHLSSLGMGYPRKEELLIILRDNFTPQEAEIALSIPTKVIPFEPVSVSMIVPKVKIPEIELKKMLENLAYRGLLFSGKTKDGKVGYALQQFGYGFPQTFFWGGIDAPNAKRMAELVVKYARKEELYGVYGSTKTKAFRYIPGSLNIEPEKHAVFPFEMMENVIEQAHVIALVSCACRATALLMGRKKCEYPLEVCIKYDELAEYVIERGIGRKITKQETLSIIRSCEEAGLVHLVDNAREGVKQTCNCCSCCCWSVGTIRRRKIPRDVLMATYFLRETDPDKCTGCGQCVDICPVNAIEMVEDLPIVDREWCIGCGVCAVPCPSSAIKLVRKSDAIPPKNFKELHTQILKERTPR; encoded by the coding sequence ATGTCTGAAGACATTTATGAAACATTATCAAAGCACCTGTCATCTTTAGGGATGGGTTATCCCCGGAAAGAGGAGCTGCTTATAATTTTAAGGGATAACTTTACCCCTCAGGAAGCTGAAATTGCATTATCTATTCCCACAAAGGTTATACCCTTTGAGCCGGTATCTGTCTCCATGATAGTACCGAAGGTTAAAATCCCGGAGATTGAATTAAAAAAAATGCTGGAAAATCTGGCCTATAGAGGTCTGCTTTTTTCTGGAAAGACAAAGGATGGCAAGGTCGGGTATGCATTACAACAATTTGGTTATGGCTTCCCCCAAACATTTTTCTGGGGAGGGATAGATGCCCCGAATGCAAAAAGGATGGCAGAACTTGTTGTAAAATATGCCAGAAAAGAAGAATTATATGGAGTCTACGGCTCCACAAAGACAAAGGCATTCCGTTATATTCCAGGCTCTCTCAATATAGAACCTGAAAAGCATGCCGTGTTTCCTTTTGAGATGATGGAGAACGTTATTGAGCAGGCTCATGTGATTGCCCTCGTGTCCTGTGCCTGCAGGGCAACGGCCCTTCTCATGGGAAGAAAGAAGTGCGAATATCCCCTTGAAGTCTGTATTAAATACGACGAGCTCGCCGAATATGTAATCGAGAGAGGAATCGGGAGAAAAATTACAAAACAAGAGACCCTCAGTATTATTCGTTCATGTGAAGAGGCAGGCCTCGTTCACCTTGTAGATAATGCGAGAGAGGGTGTTAAACAAACCTGTAACTGCTGTAGCTGTTGTTGCTGGTCTGTGGGTACAATAAGGAGAAGAAAAATCCCGAGAGATGTACTGATGGCAACATACTTTCTCAGAGAGACTGATCCGGATAAATGCACAGGGTGTGGCCAATGTGTGGATATCTGCCCGGTTAACGCCATTGAAATGGTAGAAGACCTGCCAATTGTTGATAGAGAATGGTGTATAGGCTGTGGTGTCTGTGCAGTCCCCTGTCCATCTTCGGCAATAAAACTTGTGAGGAAATCAGATGCAATTCCTCCAAAAAACTTTAAAGAATTGCATACACAGATATTAAAGGAAAGAACACCTCGGTAA